One window of the Chanodichthys erythropterus isolate Z2021 chromosome 2, ASM2448905v1, whole genome shotgun sequence genome contains the following:
- the LOC137036185 gene encoding fucolectin-5-like, whose protein sequence is MEMHMFLLLWIFVMPYFTDTTTAKGKNLALYGKATQSNLVGNPWAANGHASNAIDGNRDSNYEHGSCTATEMQDDPWWRLDLLDQYIVTSITITNRKDCCPERIDGAEIHIGNSLLNNGNSNPLAGKISSIPGGRSLTFKWKKGISGRYINVIIYGRNRLLTLCELEVYGYPAPDGENVALGGVATQSSLHGNGFAFNAIDGNKDGVYSHGSCTHTQHVLNTWWRLDLLKRHKVFSVVITNTDSDPARLNGAEIRIGNSLDNNGNNNPRCATISSIPPVFSTSFECDGMEGRYINVVIPGRQDSLTLCEVEVYGSPLD, encoded by the exons ATGGAAATGCacatgtttttactactttggATTTTTGTGATGCCTTATTTTACAGACACAACAACAGCTAAAG GCAAAAATCTCGCTTTATATGGCAAGGCCACACAGTCAAACCTGGTTGGAAATCCTTGGGCGGCAAATGGTCATGCCAGTAATGCTATTGATGGAAATCGTGACTCAAATTATGAACACGGATCCTGTACTGCTACTGAAATGCAAGATGACCCATGGTGGAGGTTAGATTTACTAGACCAGTACATAGTGACCTCCATAACTATCACCAACAGAAAAGACTGCTGTCCTGAAAGGATTGATGGAGCCGAGATACACATTGGAAATTCTCTGCTGAACAACGGCAACAGCAATCCATT GGCGGGAAAGATTTCATCCATTCCAGGCGGAAGATCCCTCACTTTCAAATGGAAAAAAGGCATTTCAGGCCGTTACATCAATGTGATCATATATGGTCGGAATCGACTTCTTACTCTCTGTGAGCTTGAGGTTTACGGTTATCCAGCTCCTGATG GTGAAAATGTGGCTTTAGGAGGAGTAGCTACACAGAGTTCCCTCCATGGAAATGGTTTTGCATTCAATGCTATTGATGGGAACAAAGATGGTGTTTACAGTCATGGATCCTGTACACACACTCAACATGTCCTCAATACCTGGTGGAGACTGGACTTACTAAAAAGGCACAAAGTGTTTTCAGTGGTAATTACAAACACAGACAGTGATCCTGCAAGACTAAATGGGGCAGAAATCAGAATTGGAAACAGTCTGGACAACAATGGCAATAATAATCCCAG GTGTGCTACGATCTCTTCCATTCCTCCTGTTTTTTCCACCTCTTTTGAATGTGATGGGATGGAAGGACGTTATATTAATGTTGTTATTCCAGGACGGCAAGATTCTCTTACACTGTGTGAGGTTGAAGTGTACGGATCACCACTGGATTGA
- the pkdc gene encoding uncharacterized protein pkdc, with product MKQEHEDLVLKACGAKSLQIGAKIQTLWSGYGEILRVHLEGCDRPSVVVKHVMFPQNQKHPGGWNTDISHQRKVRSYQVETYWYQNYTTNEHCRVPICLAAKSFGDEQLIVLEDLDVAGFPVRKTYVNDAEIKACLSWIANFHALFLDVVPEGLWPIGTYWHLETRPEELEAMSDQKLKAAAAEIDSILNNCRFKTVLHGDAKLANFCFSKDGLQVAAVDFQYVGGGCGMKDVIYFLGSCMDERECEKRVPGLLDHYFSELRKSLDMKTNFQELEKEWRSMFAFAWTDFHRFLLGWMPGHHKINKYSKRLTQEVLNKLKQSQSL from the coding sequence ATGAAGCAGGAACACGAAGATCTCGTTTTGAAAGCATGTGGAGCAAAATCTCTGCAGATTGGTGCAAAGATTCAGACTTTGTGGAGCGGTTATGGTGAAATATTAAGAGTCCACTTGGAGGGATGTGACCGTCCCTCTGTGGttgtaaaacatgtaatgttTCCCCAAAACCAGAAACATCCAGGGGGCTGGAACACAGACATATCTCACCAGCGCAAAGTGCGGTCCTATCAAGTAGAAACTTATTGGTACCAAAACTACACTACAAATGAACACTGCAGAGTTCCCATTTGTCTTGCTGCCAAGTCATTTGGTGATGAACAGTTGATTGTTTTAGAGGACCTTGATGTTGCAGGATTCCCGGTGAGAAAAACCTAtgttaatgatgctgaaataaAGGCCTGCCTCAGCTGGATTGCCAACTTTCACGCCCTCTTCCTTGATGTCGTCCCGGAAGGACTTTGGCCTATAGGCACATATTGGCATTTAGAAACAAGACCTGAAGAGCTAGAAGCCATGTCAGATCAAAAACTCAAAGCAGCTGCTGCAGAGATAGACAGCATCCTCAACAACTGCCGCTTTAAGACAGTTCTGCATGGTGATGCAAAACTAGCAAATTTCTGCTTCTCCAAGGACGGTTTACAGGTTGCAGCGGTTGATTTTCAGTATGTTGGTGGAGGCTGTGGGATGAAGGATGTTATTTACTTTTTGGGCAGCTGTATGGAtgagagagagtgtgaaaaGAGAGTGCCCGGCCTTCTGGATCACTATTTTTCAGAGCTACGGAAATCCTTGGACATGAAGACCAACTTTCAAGAGCTGGAGAAAGAATGGCGAAGCATGTTCGCTTTCGCTTGGACAGACTTTCATCGCTTTCTTCTTGGATGGATGCCTGGACATCACAAGATTAATAAGTATAGCAAAAGACTCACTCAGGAGGTTTTAAACAAACTGAAGCAATCTCAATCATTGTGA
- the herpud2 gene encoding homocysteine-responsive endoplasmic reticulum-resident ubiquitin-like domain member 2 protein isoform X4 gives MDQGTVDSPVTLVIKAPNQKYDDQTINCFLNWTVEKLKKHISNVYPSKPSSKDQRLVYSGRLLQDHLQLRDVLRKQDEYHMVHLVCASRSPPSSPTFGSPISTTDSSSSTSDSAGPSSSSSTPSQETPANSDGLRHRGNPVQTHGLNPAPTGVMQRPEGMPLPMQGGPAAGFPAHPMYMPMQMFWWQQMYARHYYVQYQAAMAASRASSAAPSPAPIVGPATQPAQPNEPAAPMGPNPAPEDRPANPNIQMNAQGGAMLNDDELNRDWLDWMYTVSRAAILLSIVYFYSSFGRFVMVIGAMLLVYLHQAGWFPFRAELQNPRAGEGPQDEAEQNQDLQEMERMMDEGMEDDEGDSGEEGPEDPMNAGPHQPGFLSAAWSFISTFFTSLIPEGPAHAAN, from the exons ATGGACCAGGGTACAGTTGACAGCCCTGTAACTCTTGTCATCAAGGCACCCAACCAGAAATATGATGACCAGACCATCAATTGTTTTTTGAATTGGACAGTAGAGAAATTGAAAAAACACATCTCCAACGTGTATCCTAGCAAGCCG TCATCCAAGGACCAGAGACTTGTCTATTCTGGACGACTTCTGCAGGATCACTTGCAGTTGAGGGATGTGCTAAGAAAG CAAGATGAATACCACATGGTCCACCTGGTGTGTGCTTCACGAAGCCCCCCATCATCCCCCACTTTTGGCAGCCCCATTAGCACCACTGATTCCAGCTCTTCA ACGTCAGACAGCGCTGGTCCATCCTCCTCATCTTCTACCCCTAGTCAGGAAACCCCAGCCAACTCTGATGGTCTACGGCACCGGGGGAACCCAGTGCAAACACATGGGCTCAATCCTGCCCCTACTGGTGTGATGCAGAG GCCTGAAGGAATGCCTCTTCCCATGCAAGGTGGTCCCGCTGCTGGCTTCCCCGCCCACCCTATGTATATGCCGATGCAAATGTTTTGGTGGCAGCAGATGTATGCCCGTCATTATTATGTGCAATA TCAAGCAGCCATGGCAGCCTCCAGGGCGTCCAGCGCGGCCCCCTCTCCCGCTCCCATTGTTGGGCCTGCCACACAGCCGGCTCAGCCTAACGAACCTGCAGCCCCTATGGggccaaaccccgcccctgaggACCGCCCTGCCAACCCCAACATCCAGATGAACGCTCAGGGAGGAGCCATGTTGAACGACGATGAGCTCAACCGAGACTGGCTGGACTGGATGTACACAGTGTCACGCGCCGCCATCCTGCTCAGCATCGTCTATTTCTATTCCTCCTTCGGCCGCTTCGTCATGGTGATCGGTGCCATGCTGCTGGTTTATCT GCACCAGGCTGGCTGGTTTCCCTTTAGAGCAGAGTTGCAGAATCCAAGAGCTGGAGAAGGTCCACAAGACGAGGCTGAGCAAAATCAGGATCTGCAAGAGATG GAGCGTATGATGGATGAGGGAATGGAGGATGATGAGGGGGACAGCGGGGAGGAAGGTCCTGAAGATCCCATGAACGCAGGCCCGCATCAGCCGGGCTTCCTGTCGGCCGCGTGGTCGTTCATCAGCACTTTCTTCACCTCTCTCATCCCCGAGGGACCCGCACACGCTGCCAACTGA
- the herpud2 gene encoding homocysteine-responsive endoplasmic reticulum-resident ubiquitin-like domain member 2 protein isoform X3: MDQGTVDSPVTLVIKAPNQKYDDQTINCFLNWTVEKLKKHISNVYPSKPSSKDQRLVYSGRLLQDHLQLRDVLRKQDEYHMVHLVCASRSPPSSPTFGSPISTTDSSSSTSDSAGPSSSSSTPSQETPANSDGLRHRGNPVQTHGLNPAPTGVMQRSSVVPLRPEGMPLPMQGGPAAGFPAHPMYMPMQMFWWQQMYARHYYVQYQAAMAASRASSAAPSPAPIVGPATQPAQPNEPAAPMGPNPAPEDRPANPNIQMNAQGGAMLNDDELNRDWLDWMYTVSRAAILLSIVYFYSSFGRFVMVIGAMLLVYLHQAGWFPFRAELQNPRAGEGPQDEAEQNQDLQEMERMMDEGMEDDEGDSGEEGPEDPMNAGPHQPGFLSAAWSFISTFFTSLIPEGPAHAAN; the protein is encoded by the exons ATGGACCAGGGTACAGTTGACAGCCCTGTAACTCTTGTCATCAAGGCACCCAACCAGAAATATGATGACCAGACCATCAATTGTTTTTTGAATTGGACAGTAGAGAAATTGAAAAAACACATCTCCAACGTGTATCCTAGCAAGCCG TCATCCAAGGACCAGAGACTTGTCTATTCTGGACGACTTCTGCAGGATCACTTGCAGTTGAGGGATGTGCTAAGAAAG CAAGATGAATACCACATGGTCCACCTGGTGTGTGCTTCACGAAGCCCCCCATCATCCCCCACTTTTGGCAGCCCCATTAGCACCACTGATTCCAGCTCTTCA ACGTCAGACAGCGCTGGTCCATCCTCCTCATCTTCTACCCCTAGTCAGGAAACCCCAGCCAACTCTGATGGTCTACGGCACCGGGGGAACCCAGTGCAAACACATGGGCTCAATCCTGCCCCTACTGGTGTGATGCAGAG GTCTTCTGTTGTCCCACTTAGGCCTGAAGGAATGCCTCTTCCCATGCAAGGTGGTCCCGCTGCTGGCTTCCCCGCCCACCCTATGTATATGCCGATGCAAATGTTTTGGTGGCAGCAGATGTATGCCCGTCATTATTATGTGCAATA TCAAGCAGCCATGGCAGCCTCCAGGGCGTCCAGCGCGGCCCCCTCTCCCGCTCCCATTGTTGGGCCTGCCACACAGCCGGCTCAGCCTAACGAACCTGCAGCCCCTATGGggccaaaccccgcccctgaggACCGCCCTGCCAACCCCAACATCCAGATGAACGCTCAGGGAGGAGCCATGTTGAACGACGATGAGCTCAACCGAGACTGGCTGGACTGGATGTACACAGTGTCACGCGCCGCCATCCTGCTCAGCATCGTCTATTTCTATTCCTCCTTCGGCCGCTTCGTCATGGTGATCGGTGCCATGCTGCTGGTTTATCT GCACCAGGCTGGCTGGTTTCCCTTTAGAGCAGAGTTGCAGAATCCAAGAGCTGGAGAAGGTCCACAAGACGAGGCTGAGCAAAATCAGGATCTGCAAGAGATG GAGCGTATGATGGATGAGGGAATGGAGGATGATGAGGGGGACAGCGGGGAGGAAGGTCCTGAAGATCCCATGAACGCAGGCCCGCATCAGCCGGGCTTCCTGTCGGCCGCGTGGTCGTTCATCAGCACTTTCTTCACCTCTCTCATCCCCGAGGGACCCGCACACGCTGCCAACTGA
- the herpud2 gene encoding homocysteine-responsive endoplasmic reticulum-resident ubiquitin-like domain member 2 protein isoform X6 — MDQGTVDSPVTLVIKAPNQKYDDQTINCFLNWTVEKLKKHISNVYPSKPSSKDQRLVYSGRLLQDHLQLRDVLRKQDEYHMVHLVCASRSPPSSPTFGSPISTTDSSSSTSDSAGPSSSSSTPSQETPANSDGLRHRGNPVQTHGLNPAPTGVMQSQAAMAASRASSAAPSPAPIVGPATQPAQPNEPAAPMGPNPAPEDRPANPNIQMNAQGGAMLNDDELNRDWLDWMYTVSRAAILLSIVYFYSSFGRFVMVIGAMLLVYLLSVFVDFRHQAGWFPFRAELQNPRAGEGPQDEAEQNQDLQEMERMMDEGMEDDEGDSGEEGPEDPMNAGPHQPGFLSAAWSFISTFFTSLIPEGPAHAAN; from the exons ATGGACCAGGGTACAGTTGACAGCCCTGTAACTCTTGTCATCAAGGCACCCAACCAGAAATATGATGACCAGACCATCAATTGTTTTTTGAATTGGACAGTAGAGAAATTGAAAAAACACATCTCCAACGTGTATCCTAGCAAGCCG TCATCCAAGGACCAGAGACTTGTCTATTCTGGACGACTTCTGCAGGATCACTTGCAGTTGAGGGATGTGCTAAGAAAG CAAGATGAATACCACATGGTCCACCTGGTGTGTGCTTCACGAAGCCCCCCATCATCCCCCACTTTTGGCAGCCCCATTAGCACCACTGATTCCAGCTCTTCA ACGTCAGACAGCGCTGGTCCATCCTCCTCATCTTCTACCCCTAGTCAGGAAACCCCAGCCAACTCTGATGGTCTACGGCACCGGGGGAACCCAGTGCAAACACATGGGCTCAATCCTGCCCCTACTGGTGTGATGCAGAG TCAAGCAGCCATGGCAGCCTCCAGGGCGTCCAGCGCGGCCCCCTCTCCCGCTCCCATTGTTGGGCCTGCCACACAGCCGGCTCAGCCTAACGAACCTGCAGCCCCTATGGggccaaaccccgcccctgaggACCGCCCTGCCAACCCCAACATCCAGATGAACGCTCAGGGAGGAGCCATGTTGAACGACGATGAGCTCAACCGAGACTGGCTGGACTGGATGTACACAGTGTCACGCGCCGCCATCCTGCTCAGCATCGTCTATTTCTATTCCTCCTTCGGCCGCTTCGTCATGGTGATCGGTGCCATGCTGCTGGTTTATCT tttgtctgtgtttgtggACTTTAGGCACCAGGCTGGCTGGTTTCCCTTTAGAGCAGAGTTGCAGAATCCAAGAGCTGGAGAAGGTCCACAAGACGAGGCTGAGCAAAATCAGGATCTGCAAGAGATG GAGCGTATGATGGATGAGGGAATGGAGGATGATGAGGGGGACAGCGGGGAGGAAGGTCCTGAAGATCCCATGAACGCAGGCCCGCATCAGCCGGGCTTCCTGTCGGCCGCGTGGTCGTTCATCAGCACTTTCTTCACCTCTCTCATCCCCGAGGGACCCGCACACGCTGCCAACTGA
- the herpud2 gene encoding homocysteine-responsive endoplasmic reticulum-resident ubiquitin-like domain member 2 protein isoform X1: MDQGTVDSPVTLVIKAPNQKYDDQTINCFLNWTVEKLKKHISNVYPSKPSSKDQRLVYSGRLLQDHLQLRDVLRKQDEYHMVHLVCASRSPPSSPTFGSPISTTDSSSSTSDSAGPSSSSSTPSQETPANSDGLRHRGNPVQTHGLNPAPTGVMQRSSVVPLRPEGMPLPMQGGPAAGFPAHPMYMPMQMFWWQQMYARHYYVQYQAAMAASRASSAAPSPAPIVGPATQPAQPNEPAAPMGPNPAPEDRPANPNIQMNAQGGAMLNDDELNRDWLDWMYTVSRAAILLSIVYFYSSFGRFVMVIGAMLLVYLLSVFVDFRHQAGWFPFRAELQNPRAGEGPQDEAEQNQDLQEMERMMDEGMEDDEGDSGEEGPEDPMNAGPHQPGFLSAAWSFISTFFTSLIPEGPAHAAN; the protein is encoded by the exons ATGGACCAGGGTACAGTTGACAGCCCTGTAACTCTTGTCATCAAGGCACCCAACCAGAAATATGATGACCAGACCATCAATTGTTTTTTGAATTGGACAGTAGAGAAATTGAAAAAACACATCTCCAACGTGTATCCTAGCAAGCCG TCATCCAAGGACCAGAGACTTGTCTATTCTGGACGACTTCTGCAGGATCACTTGCAGTTGAGGGATGTGCTAAGAAAG CAAGATGAATACCACATGGTCCACCTGGTGTGTGCTTCACGAAGCCCCCCATCATCCCCCACTTTTGGCAGCCCCATTAGCACCACTGATTCCAGCTCTTCA ACGTCAGACAGCGCTGGTCCATCCTCCTCATCTTCTACCCCTAGTCAGGAAACCCCAGCCAACTCTGATGGTCTACGGCACCGGGGGAACCCAGTGCAAACACATGGGCTCAATCCTGCCCCTACTGGTGTGATGCAGAG GTCTTCTGTTGTCCCACTTAGGCCTGAAGGAATGCCTCTTCCCATGCAAGGTGGTCCCGCTGCTGGCTTCCCCGCCCACCCTATGTATATGCCGATGCAAATGTTTTGGTGGCAGCAGATGTATGCCCGTCATTATTATGTGCAATA TCAAGCAGCCATGGCAGCCTCCAGGGCGTCCAGCGCGGCCCCCTCTCCCGCTCCCATTGTTGGGCCTGCCACACAGCCGGCTCAGCCTAACGAACCTGCAGCCCCTATGGggccaaaccccgcccctgaggACCGCCCTGCCAACCCCAACATCCAGATGAACGCTCAGGGAGGAGCCATGTTGAACGACGATGAGCTCAACCGAGACTGGCTGGACTGGATGTACACAGTGTCACGCGCCGCCATCCTGCTCAGCATCGTCTATTTCTATTCCTCCTTCGGCCGCTTCGTCATGGTGATCGGTGCCATGCTGCTGGTTTATCT tttgtctgtgtttgtggACTTTAGGCACCAGGCTGGCTGGTTTCCCTTTAGAGCAGAGTTGCAGAATCCAAGAGCTGGAGAAGGTCCACAAGACGAGGCTGAGCAAAATCAGGATCTGCAAGAGATG GAGCGTATGATGGATGAGGGAATGGAGGATGATGAGGGGGACAGCGGGGAGGAAGGTCCTGAAGATCCCATGAACGCAGGCCCGCATCAGCCGGGCTTCCTGTCGGCCGCGTGGTCGTTCATCAGCACTTTCTTCACCTCTCTCATCCCCGAGGGACCCGCACACGCTGCCAACTGA
- the herpud2 gene encoding homocysteine-responsive endoplasmic reticulum-resident ubiquitin-like domain member 2 protein isoform X2, with protein sequence MDQGTVDSPVTLVIKAPNQKYDDQTINCFLNWTVEKLKKHISNVYPSKPSSKDQRLVYSGRLLQDHLQLRDVLRKQDEYHMVHLVCASRSPPSSPTFGSPISTTDSSSSTSDSAGPSSSSSTPSQETPANSDGLRHRGNPVQTHGLNPAPTGVMQRPEGMPLPMQGGPAAGFPAHPMYMPMQMFWWQQMYARHYYVQYQAAMAASRASSAAPSPAPIVGPATQPAQPNEPAAPMGPNPAPEDRPANPNIQMNAQGGAMLNDDELNRDWLDWMYTVSRAAILLSIVYFYSSFGRFVMVIGAMLLVYLLSVFVDFRHQAGWFPFRAELQNPRAGEGPQDEAEQNQDLQEMERMMDEGMEDDEGDSGEEGPEDPMNAGPHQPGFLSAAWSFISTFFTSLIPEGPAHAAN encoded by the exons ATGGACCAGGGTACAGTTGACAGCCCTGTAACTCTTGTCATCAAGGCACCCAACCAGAAATATGATGACCAGACCATCAATTGTTTTTTGAATTGGACAGTAGAGAAATTGAAAAAACACATCTCCAACGTGTATCCTAGCAAGCCG TCATCCAAGGACCAGAGACTTGTCTATTCTGGACGACTTCTGCAGGATCACTTGCAGTTGAGGGATGTGCTAAGAAAG CAAGATGAATACCACATGGTCCACCTGGTGTGTGCTTCACGAAGCCCCCCATCATCCCCCACTTTTGGCAGCCCCATTAGCACCACTGATTCCAGCTCTTCA ACGTCAGACAGCGCTGGTCCATCCTCCTCATCTTCTACCCCTAGTCAGGAAACCCCAGCCAACTCTGATGGTCTACGGCACCGGGGGAACCCAGTGCAAACACATGGGCTCAATCCTGCCCCTACTGGTGTGATGCAGAG GCCTGAAGGAATGCCTCTTCCCATGCAAGGTGGTCCCGCTGCTGGCTTCCCCGCCCACCCTATGTATATGCCGATGCAAATGTTTTGGTGGCAGCAGATGTATGCCCGTCATTATTATGTGCAATA TCAAGCAGCCATGGCAGCCTCCAGGGCGTCCAGCGCGGCCCCCTCTCCCGCTCCCATTGTTGGGCCTGCCACACAGCCGGCTCAGCCTAACGAACCTGCAGCCCCTATGGggccaaaccccgcccctgaggACCGCCCTGCCAACCCCAACATCCAGATGAACGCTCAGGGAGGAGCCATGTTGAACGACGATGAGCTCAACCGAGACTGGCTGGACTGGATGTACACAGTGTCACGCGCCGCCATCCTGCTCAGCATCGTCTATTTCTATTCCTCCTTCGGCCGCTTCGTCATGGTGATCGGTGCCATGCTGCTGGTTTATCT tttgtctgtgtttgtggACTTTAGGCACCAGGCTGGCTGGTTTCCCTTTAGAGCAGAGTTGCAGAATCCAAGAGCTGGAGAAGGTCCACAAGACGAGGCTGAGCAAAATCAGGATCTGCAAGAGATG GAGCGTATGATGGATGAGGGAATGGAGGATGATGAGGGGGACAGCGGGGAGGAAGGTCCTGAAGATCCCATGAACGCAGGCCCGCATCAGCCGGGCTTCCTGTCGGCCGCGTGGTCGTTCATCAGCACTTTCTTCACCTCTCTCATCCCCGAGGGACCCGCACACGCTGCCAACTGA
- the herpud2 gene encoding homocysteine-responsive endoplasmic reticulum-resident ubiquitin-like domain member 2 protein isoform X5, whose amino-acid sequence MPNIPVEQVASLSSKDQRLVYSGRLLQDHLQLRDVLRKQDEYHMVHLVCASRSPPSSPTFGSPISTTDSSSSTSDSAGPSSSSSTPSQETPANSDGLRHRGNPVQTHGLNPAPTGVMQRSSVVPLRPEGMPLPMQGGPAAGFPAHPMYMPMQMFWWQQMYARHYYVQYQAAMAASRASSAAPSPAPIVGPATQPAQPNEPAAPMGPNPAPEDRPANPNIQMNAQGGAMLNDDELNRDWLDWMYTVSRAAILLSIVYFYSSFGRFVMVIGAMLLVYLLSVFVDFRHQAGWFPFRAELQNPRAGEGPQDEAEQNQDLQEMERMMDEGMEDDEGDSGEEGPEDPMNAGPHQPGFLSAAWSFISTFFTSLIPEGPAHAAN is encoded by the exons ATGCCAAACATTCCTGTCGAGCAGGTGGCATCACTG TCATCCAAGGACCAGAGACTTGTCTATTCTGGACGACTTCTGCAGGATCACTTGCAGTTGAGGGATGTGCTAAGAAAG CAAGATGAATACCACATGGTCCACCTGGTGTGTGCTTCACGAAGCCCCCCATCATCCCCCACTTTTGGCAGCCCCATTAGCACCACTGATTCCAGCTCTTCA ACGTCAGACAGCGCTGGTCCATCCTCCTCATCTTCTACCCCTAGTCAGGAAACCCCAGCCAACTCTGATGGTCTACGGCACCGGGGGAACCCAGTGCAAACACATGGGCTCAATCCTGCCCCTACTGGTGTGATGCAGAG GTCTTCTGTTGTCCCACTTAGGCCTGAAGGAATGCCTCTTCCCATGCAAGGTGGTCCCGCTGCTGGCTTCCCCGCCCACCCTATGTATATGCCGATGCAAATGTTTTGGTGGCAGCAGATGTATGCCCGTCATTATTATGTGCAATA TCAAGCAGCCATGGCAGCCTCCAGGGCGTCCAGCGCGGCCCCCTCTCCCGCTCCCATTGTTGGGCCTGCCACACAGCCGGCTCAGCCTAACGAACCTGCAGCCCCTATGGggccaaaccccgcccctgaggACCGCCCTGCCAACCCCAACATCCAGATGAACGCTCAGGGAGGAGCCATGTTGAACGACGATGAGCTCAACCGAGACTGGCTGGACTGGATGTACACAGTGTCACGCGCCGCCATCCTGCTCAGCATCGTCTATTTCTATTCCTCCTTCGGCCGCTTCGTCATGGTGATCGGTGCCATGCTGCTGGTTTATCT tttgtctgtgtttgtggACTTTAGGCACCAGGCTGGCTGGTTTCCCTTTAGAGCAGAGTTGCAGAATCCAAGAGCTGGAGAAGGTCCACAAGACGAGGCTGAGCAAAATCAGGATCTGCAAGAGATG GAGCGTATGATGGATGAGGGAATGGAGGATGATGAGGGGGACAGCGGGGAGGAAGGTCCTGAAGATCCCATGAACGCAGGCCCGCATCAGCCGGGCTTCCTGTCGGCCGCGTGGTCGTTCATCAGCACTTTCTTCACCTCTCTCATCCCCGAGGGACCCGCACACGCTGCCAACTGA